In a single window of the Raphanus sativus cultivar WK10039 chromosome 9, ASM80110v3, whole genome shotgun sequence genome:
- the LOC108825620 gene encoding flavin-containing monooxygenase FMO GS-OX2 — MAPAQNSISSKNVAVIGAGASGLIAARELHREGHTVVIFEREKQVGGLWIYSPTAESDPLGLHPRRPIVHSSVYESLRTNLPRECMGFRDFPFVPRVDDLSRDSRRYPSHREVLAYLQDFAREFKIEEMVRFETEVVRVEPVEGKWRVRSKNSSDLSDDEIFDAVVVCSGHYTEPYVARVPGIKSWPGKQIHSHNYRVPGPFKNEVVVVIGNFASGADISRDVAKVAKEVHIASRGREADTYEKLSVPTNNLWIHSEIETACEDGSIIFKNGKAVHADTVVYCTGYKYKFPFLETNGYMSIDDNRVEPLYKHVFPPALAPGLSFVGLPGMAIQFVMFEIQSKWVAAVLSGRVTLPSPEMMMEDLTASYTMLEALGIPKRHTHKLGKIQSKYLDWIAEECGCQLVEPWRKKQVDNGYGRLVSKPENYRDEWNDDDLIKEAYEDFASKKLISSLPSYFPES; from the exons ATGGCACCAGCTCAAAACTCAATCAGTTCGAAAAACGTGGCCGTGATCGGAGCCGGAGCATCCGGTTTAATAGCGGCCAGAGAGCTCCATCGCGAAGGTCACACCGTCGTCATTTTTGAGCGGGAGAAACAAGTGGGAGGTCTCTGGATTTACTCACCTACAGCTGAGTCCGACCCGCTTGGTCTTCACCCGAGGAGACCTATAGTTCACTCGAGTGTCTACGAGTCTCTCCGAACCAACCTCCCGAGAGAGTGTATGGGTTTCAGGGATTTTCCGTTCGTTCCACGTGTTGATGACTTGTCAAGAGACTCGAGAAGGTATCCGAGCCACAGGGAAGTTCTTGCGTACCTTCAAGATTTTGCGAGAGAGTTTAAAATAGAGGAGATGGTCCGGTTCGAGACAGAGGTGGTTAGGGTTGAGCCGGTTGAGGGGAAATGGAGGGTCCGGTCCAAAAACTCCAGTGATCTCTCGGACGATGAGATCTTTGACGCCGTCGTTGTTTGCAGTGGGCATTATACGGAACCTTACGTTGCTCGTGTTCCTG ggATAAAATCATGGCCAGGAAAGCAGATCCATAGCCACAACTACAGAGTTCCTGGTCCATTCAAAAATGAG GTGGTGGTGGTCATCGGTAATTTTGCGAGCGGTGCTGATATTAGTAGAGACGTAGCTAAGGTCGCCAAAGAAGTCCACATTGCGTCTAGAGGGAGGGAAGCCGATACGTATGAGAAGCTTTCCGTGCCCACAAACAATCTATGGATTCATTCTGAG ATAGAGACTGCATGTGAGGATGGctcaattattttcaaaaatggGAAGGCAGTTCATGCAGATACCGTTGTGTATTGCACCGG GTACAAGTATAAGTTTCCGTTTCTTGAAACCAATGGCTATATGAGCATTGATGATAACCGCGTTGAGCCTTTATACAAACATGTCTTTCCACCAGCGCTTGCCCCAGGGCTTTCTTTTGTTGGTTTACCAGGGATG GCCATACAATTCGTTATGTTTGAAATCCAAAGCAAATGGGTAGCTGCGGTTTTGTCTGGACGAGTTACACTTCCTTCACCAGAAATGATGATGGAAGATCTTACTGCATCGTATACCATGCTTGAAGCGTTAGGTATTCCCAAGAGACATACACATAAATTGGGTAAAATTCAG TCTAAGTACCTCGACTGGATCGCAGAAGAATGTGGTTGCCAGCTTGTTGAACCTTGGAGAAAAAAGCAAGTTGACAATGGCTACGGGAGACTTGTCTCTAAACCTGAAAACTACCGCGATGAATGGAACGACGACGATCTCATAAAAGAAGCGTACGAGGACTTTGCTAGTAAGAAGTTGATTAGTAGTCTTCCTTCTTATTTCCCCGAATCATGA
- the LOC108825623 gene encoding flavin-containing monooxygenase FMO GS-OX-like 4, with product MTPSLSPLRSHHVAVIGAGAAGLVAARELRREGHSVVVFERQKQVGGTWIYTDHVEPDPLSVDPTRPVVHSSVYATLRTNLPRECMGYRDFPFVVRSGDPRRFPSHAEVLAYLREFAKEFAIEEVIRFETAVERVAPAAEGGNGKWRVESTEKEKRVRRDEVYDAVVVCNGHYIEPRLAEIPGIRSWPGKEMHSHNYRIPEPFKDQVVVLIGNSASAVDISRDIAGHAKEVHVACRSNAADTFIKQPGYSNLWMHSMIERVDEDGSVVFQNGQTILVDVIMHCTGYKYHFPFLETNGSVTVDDNRVGPLYKDVFPPALAPYLSFIGIPWKVVPFPLFELQSKWIAGVLSGRIMLPSKEDMMKDIKSFYATLEAQGIPKRYTHRMGIAQFEYDDWLATQCGCPGTEEWRKVMYLTTGVRKRAKPETYRDEWEDHHLVSQAYQDFALYSY from the exons ATGACACCTTCCTTATCACCACTCAGATCTCACCACGTGGCCGTCATCGGAGCCGGAGCCGCCGGTCTAGTCGCGGCGAGGGAGCTTCGCCGGGAAGGCCACTCCGTCGTCGTCTTCGAGAGGCAGAAACAGGTCGGAGGAACATGGATATACACCGATCACGTGGAGCCGGATCCGCTGAGCGTTGACCCGACCCGGCCCGTCGTTCACTCGAGCGTCTACGCCACTCTCCGGACCAACCTCCCCCGGGAGTGCATGGGGTACAGAGACTTCCCGTTCGTGGTGCGGTCTGGCGATCCGAGGAGGTTTCCGAGCCACGCAGAGGTTCTTGCGTACCTGCGAGAGTTCGCGAAGGAGTTCGCGATCGAGGAGGTGATACGGTTCGAGACGGCGGTTGAGAGGGTGGCTCCGGCGGCGGAGGGTGGGAACGGGAAGTGGAGGGTTGAGTCTacggagaaggagaagagggTTCGTCGCGATGAGGTTTACGATGCTGTTGTTGTTTGTAATGGGCATTACATTGAGCCTCGTCTCGCTGAGATTCCTG GGATACGTTCTTGGCCAGGGAAGGAGATGCATAGCCATAACTATCGTATCCCTGAACCTTTTAAAGACCAG GTTGTTGTGCTTATTGGGAACTCTGCAAGTGCTGTTGATATAAGTAGAGACATTGCTGGACATGCCAAAGAGGTTCATGTGGCTTGTAGGTCAAATGCAGCGGACACCTTTATCAAACAGCCCGGTTACAGCAACCTGTGGATGCATTCGATG ATTGAGCGTGTAGATGAGGATGGTTCTGTGGTTTTTCAAAACGGGCAAACGATTTTGGTTGATGTTATTATGCATTGCACTGGGTATAAgtatcacttcccgtttcttgaAACCAATGGAAGTGTTACCGTAGATGATAACCGTGTCGGTCCATTGTACAAAGATGTCTTCCCCCCAGCATTAGCACCGTATCTCTCCTTCATCGGGATACCATGGAAG GTTGTGCCGTTTCCTTTGTTTGAGCTGCAAAGCAAGTGGATCGCGGGTGTTTTGTCGGGTCGGATTATGCTTCCATCTAAAGAAGATATGATGAAAGATATCAAATCCTTCTATGCAACACTTGAAGCTCAAGGGATTCCAAAGCGTTATACTCACCGTATGGGCATTGCCCAA TTTGAGTACGATGATTGGTTGGCTACGCAATGCGGATGCCCAGGAACAGAGGAGTGGAGGAAAGTGATGTATTTAACGACTGGTGTGAGGAAGAGAGCAAAACCAGAGACATACAGAGACGAATGGGAAGATCATCACTTGGTTTCTCAAGCTTATCAAGATTTCGCTTTATATTCCTATTAA